In Thiospirochaeta perfilievii, a single window of DNA contains:
- a CDS encoding galactose ABC transporter substrate-binding protein translates to MKKIIMIILSLLILSCSSKEKTVSIFIYNQKDNFIHEMSNYIQQGFNKNYKINIIDSENFQITQNEFIEERIKAKDDLLIINPVDRLGVYSIIKKLKKNNIPVIFFNREPLEKDMNLWDRVYYVGTKGEQSAHIQANLIMNRFGNNPKELNQYDINGNGIIEAIILKGEQGHQDAEIRTTEVVNTLKKDGYKLKILETSVANWSRSEAYDKTNQIIDSYQDQLELVISNNDSMAIGAIMALRQRGMFQKDKLWVPVVGIDGLQESEELIKNGYLYGTVVNDSKLQADAIIQLSQHILDPQKYKDVGYQLIDDKYILVDYRILQ, encoded by the coding sequence TTGAAAAAAATTATCATGATTATATTATCACTACTTATCTTAAGTTGTAGTAGTAAGGAAAAAACAGTTTCTATATTCATATATAACCAGAAGGATAATTTTATACATGAGATGTCCAACTACATACAACAGGGATTTAATAAAAACTATAAGATTAATATTATTGATTCTGAGAACTTCCAAATTACTCAAAATGAGTTTATTGAGGAGAGAATTAAAGCAAAGGATGATCTTTTAATAATAAATCCAGTTGATAGATTAGGAGTCTATTCTATTATAAAAAAACTCAAAAAAAACAATATCCCTGTAATATTTTTTAATAGAGAACCCCTTGAAAAGGATATGAACCTTTGGGATAGAGTCTATTATGTAGGAACAAAGGGTGAGCAATCGGCTCATATTCAGGCGAATCTTATTATGAATCGGTTTGGGAATAACCCAAAAGAGCTAAATCAGTATGATATAAATGGTAACGGTATAATTGAGGCTATAATTTTGAAAGGGGAGCAGGGTCATCAAGATGCAGAGATAAGAACAACTGAAGTTGTTAACACCCTTAAAAAAGATGGCTATAAATTAAAAATATTAGAAACTTCAGTTGCTAACTGGAGTAGGTCAGAGGCCTACGATAAAACTAACCAGATTATCGACTCATATCAGGACCAGTTAGAGCTTGTTATATCTAATAATGACTCTATGGCAATAGGAGCCATAATGGCACTTAGGCAAAGAGGGATGTTTCAAAAAGATAAGCTTTGGGTCCCTGTAGTGGGGATTGACGGCTTACAAGAGTCTGAAGAGCTAATTAAAAATGGATATCTATATGGAACAGTTGTAAATGACTCGAAACTCCAGGCAGATGCTATAATACAACTTTCACAACACATCCTAGACCCACAAAAATACAAAGATGTAGGGTATCAACTTATTGATGATAAATATATCTTAGTTGATTATAGAATTTTACAATAA
- the mglC gene encoding galactose/methyl galactoside ABC transporter permease MglC produces the protein MSSVSTTGEKKFLKWTKSQWQEMLTNNAIYIVIFAIIIFIIIREPAFLSIHVFKNILTQSSVRLILAFGVGGIIILQGTDLSLGRMVGFAAVVAGSMLQRPDYANRFYPDMAVLPLIVPLIIVMIITGFFSGVNGWVVAKYKIHPFLATMGMMITLYGILSIYFASGAPGPQPIGGFDDRYTNLVIGTTLGIPNIVIFAILTSGLVWVLWNKTTFGKNMYAVGGNPEAAKVSGVNVTGTTILVFVFGGVLYGLGGFLEAARIGSANNGTGFGYELDAIAACVVGGISFSGGIGKVSGAIVGVLMFTIISYGMTFIGLDMYYQYIIKGIIIVAAVALDTKKYLKKS, from the coding sequence ATGAGTAGTGTAAGTACAACGGGTGAAAAAAAGTTCTTAAAATGGACTAAGAGTCAGTGGCAGGAAATGTTAACAAATAATGCTATTTATATAGTTATATTTGCAATAATTATTTTTATAATCATAAGAGAACCTGCGTTTTTATCAATTCACGTTTTTAAAAATATCTTAACCCAATCTTCTGTTAGATTAATTCTAGCTTTTGGAGTTGGAGGTATTATTATCTTACAAGGAACAGACCTTTCCCTTGGTAGAATGGTTGGTTTTGCAGCAGTTGTTGCTGGTTCTATGTTACAAAGGCCAGATTATGCAAATAGATTCTATCCAGATATGGCAGTACTACCATTAATTGTTCCTTTAATTATTGTAATGATAATAACTGGTTTTTTTAGTGGAGTTAATGGATGGGTTGTAGCAAAATATAAGATTCACCCATTTTTAGCCACAATGGGTATGATGATTACGCTATACGGTATTCTTTCTATATACTTCGCATCTGGTGCACCAGGACCACAACCTATTGGTGGATTTGATGATAGATATACTAACCTTGTAATTGGAACTACACTAGGTATTCCTAATATTGTAATATTTGCAATTCTAACAAGTGGTCTCGTGTGGGTGTTATGGAATAAAACCACATTTGGTAAAAATATGTATGCTGTTGGAGGGAATCCTGAGGCAGCTAAAGTTTCTGGTGTAAATGTTACAGGAACAACAATTCTTGTATTTGTTTTTGGTGGAGTTCTATACGGTTTAGGTGGTTTCTTAGAAGCAGCTAGAATAGGTAGTGCAAACAACGGTACAGGTTTTGGTTATGAGCTAGATGCAATAGCAGCTTGTGTAGTTGGTGGAATCTCATTTAGTGGTGGAATTGGAAAAGTTTCTGGGGCTATTGTAGGTGTTTTAATGTTTACTATCATTAGTTATGGTATGACATTTATCGGTTTAGACATGTATTATCAGTACATAATTAAAGGTATCATTATTGTTGCAGCTGTTGCATTAGATACAAAAAAATATTTAAAGAAATCTTAG
- a CDS encoding sugar ABC transporter ATP-binding protein, whose amino-acid sequence MLSIKNVCKSFAGVTVLKNVCLNIRPGTVHSLMGENGAGKSTLMKCLFGIYKQDAGEFFLEGKQFNFTDPKHALENGVSMVHQELNQVTKRTISDNIWLGRYPTKGLFIDEKKMHNDTLDLFKRLNIHLNPKTRLDKLSVSQRQMVEIAKAVSYDAKIIVLDEPTSSLTAHEVEMLFAIMRVLRDEGVGIVYISHKMEEIFEVSDDVTVLRDGTHIGTEKIEDLTMEKIVNMMVGRDLDDRFPPKTNVPEGIHMSVRNLTTKYAPIVKNASFDLRKGEILGVAGLVGAGRTELIEAIFGARTTESGEISIDGKLIDNSTPNKAIGNRFALLTEERRETGIYPVADITFNSCISNINEYKNRFGLLNDKKMKADTDVQIKSMRIKTPNRRERIRNLSGGNQQKVIIGRWLLTQPDILLLDEPTRGIDVGAKYEIYQLIIDLANRGKSIIVVSSEMPELIGITNRIMVMSNGHVAGIVNTDETTQTEIFNLSTKYLNNNEEAEV is encoded by the coding sequence TTGTTAAGTATAAAAAATGTTTGCAAGTCATTCGCCGGTGTAACAGTTCTTAAAAATGTATGCCTAAACATTAGGCCGGGAACAGTTCACTCCTTAATGGGTGAAAATGGAGCTGGAAAGTCTACACTAATGAAATGTCTTTTCGGTATTTATAAACAAGATGCAGGGGAATTTTTTTTAGAGGGTAAACAATTCAACTTCACAGACCCAAAACATGCCCTAGAGAATGGCGTATCCATGGTGCATCAAGAGTTAAACCAGGTAACAAAAAGAACAATTTCAGACAATATCTGGTTAGGTCGTTATCCAACTAAAGGTCTATTTATAGACGAAAAAAAGATGCACAACGATACATTAGACCTATTCAAAAGGTTAAATATACACTTAAATCCTAAAACTAGGTTAGATAAACTATCTGTATCCCAAAGACAGATGGTAGAAATAGCAAAAGCTGTTTCCTATGATGCAAAAATTATTGTATTAGACGAGCCTACATCGTCTTTGACAGCACATGAAGTAGAGATGTTATTTGCAATAATGCGAGTACTTAGAGACGAAGGTGTTGGTATTGTCTATATTTCACATAAAATGGAAGAGATCTTCGAGGTTTCCGATGATGTTACTGTTTTAAGGGATGGAACCCATATAGGAACTGAGAAAATCGAAGATTTAACTATGGAAAAAATAGTTAATATGATGGTTGGTAGAGACTTAGATGATCGATTTCCACCAAAGACAAATGTCCCAGAGGGGATACATATGTCTGTCAGGAACCTAACAACTAAGTATGCACCTATTGTAAAAAATGCTAGCTTTGACCTTAGAAAGGGTGAAATCCTTGGTGTTGCAGGTTTAGTAGGTGCAGGAAGAACAGAACTTATTGAAGCTATATTTGGAGCAAGAACAACTGAGAGTGGAGAAATTTCAATTGATGGTAAGCTTATAGATAACTCTACACCAAATAAAGCTATTGGTAATAGATTCGCTCTATTAACAGAAGAGAGAAGAGAGACAGGAATCTATCCTGTTGCAGATATAACATTCAACTCATGCATATCTAATATAAATGAGTACAAAAATCGATTTGGTCTTTTAAATGATAAAAAAATGAAGGCTGATACAGATGTACAAATTAAGAGTATGCGGATAAAAACACCAAATAGAAGAGAGAGAATCAGAAATCTAAGTGGTGGTAATCAGCAAAAAGTTATTATTGGTCGATGGCTATTAACACAGCCAGATATTCTTTTATTAGATGAGCCAACAAGAGGTATTGATGTTGGAGCAAAATATGAGATTTATCAGCTTATAATAGACCTAGCCAACAGAGGTAAATCAATAATTGTAGTATCTTCTGAGATGCCAGAATTAATAGGAATAACAAATAGGATAATGGTTATGAGTAATGGACATGTTGCTGGAATCGTAAATACTGACGAAACAACACAGACAGAAATTTTTAACCTTTCAACAAAATACTTAAATAATAATGAAGAGGCTGAAGTATGA
- a CDS encoding cache domain-containing sensor histidine kinase, translating to MKKRFKYNPTIGQNILIATISIVIVVLLLTSAVYYAVFSSRTEDLIESQSREINKQIVLNYENYINSVIETANYIQFSSLSMDVDKNFEKLQDIFNYNTSIKKDVVSIFLFSNNGEKVLGTDLNNRYFNSILGEVWFKEAKKETNITHFSAPHTNSFTLTSNENVIFLSRSVEYVQRNEKKVGILLIELNFKTLTDMAAKTNLGNGGHIIILNDKDNLIYLSNSSENIPYLDSLEIAVENFIGGLKTKINSIDYYININTLVHTRWRIVTVNNVNDIALARKEMILILFFIFFISLFLTAIISIFISKRITRPLNTLKDSMLKLEEGNFDSKVEVNGQKEVVRLSKSFNSMIEEIRTLMDKVVAEQTETRKNELRALQNQINPHFLYNTLDSIVWLAENHRSKDVITTVVALARFFRISISSGATQILVKDEISHVENYLKIQKIRYIDKFKYTMDVSNDVEDLYVMKLILQPIVENAIYHGVGDDMELISIRSYKDEKYLYFEVENSGYGITEERISEIYSMLEGADRQTSVGLKNVYQRLKLFYGDSADLKILSILDESTIIKLIIPLDKTGVNS from the coding sequence GTGAAGAAGAGATTTAAATATAACCCAACTATTGGTCAGAACATACTTATAGCTACTATTAGTATTGTTATAGTGGTTTTACTATTAACTAGTGCGGTCTATTATGCCGTTTTCTCTAGTAGAACCGAGGATCTGATTGAGAGTCAATCCAGGGAGATTAATAAGCAGATTGTTTTAAACTACGAAAACTATATTAATAGTGTAATTGAGACAGCTAACTATATCCAGTTCTCATCTCTTAGTATGGATGTAGATAAAAATTTTGAAAAACTTCAAGATATATTTAATTATAATACATCTATAAAAAAAGACGTTGTATCGATATTTCTATTTAGCAATAATGGAGAAAAAGTATTAGGAACAGATTTAAACAATAGGTATTTTAACTCAATTTTAGGAGAAGTTTGGTTTAAAGAGGCAAAAAAAGAGACAAACATAACCCACTTCTCTGCCCCTCATACAAATAGTTTTACTCTAACTAGCAATGAAAATGTTATTTTTCTTTCCCGTTCTGTAGAGTATGTACAAAGAAATGAGAAAAAAGTTGGAATACTACTAATTGAACTAAATTTTAAAACCCTAACTGATATGGCCGCAAAAACCAACCTTGGGAATGGTGGACATATAATCATTTTAAATGATAAAGATAACTTAATATATCTCTCTAATAGCTCAGAAAACATCCCATATCTTGATAGCCTTGAGATAGCTGTTGAAAATTTTATTGGTGGATTAAAGACAAAAATTAACTCTATTGATTATTATATAAATATAAACACACTGGTGCACACAAGGTGGAGAATAGTAACTGTTAATAATGTTAATGATATTGCACTAGCTAGAAAAGAGATGATTTTAATACTATTTTTCATATTCTTTATAAGCTTATTTTTAACAGCAATAATCTCTATTTTTATATCTAAAAGAATTACTAGGCCTTTAAATACCTTAAAAGATAGTATGTTAAAACTTGAGGAAGGAAACTTTGATTCAAAAGTTGAAGTAAATGGGCAAAAAGAGGTAGTAAGGCTCTCTAAATCATTTAATAGTATGATAGAAGAGATCCGTACTTTAATGGATAAGGTTGTAGCAGAACAGACAGAGACAAGGAAAAATGAGTTACGAGCCTTACAAAACCAGATAAATCCCCACTTTTTATATAACACCTTAGACTCAATAGTTTGGCTAGCCGAGAATCACCGGTCTAAGGATGTTATTACAACTGTAGTAGCCCTAGCACGATTTTTCAGAATTAGTATTTCAAGTGGAGCTACACAAATTTTAGTAAAAGATGAGATATCCCATGTTGAGAACTACCTAAAAATACAGAAAATTAGATATATTGATAAATTTAAGTACACTATGGATGTTTCAAATGACGTTGAGGATCTATATGTAATGAAACTAATACTTCAACCTATTGTAGAGAACGCAATATACCATGGAGTAGGAGATGATATGGAGTTAATATCTATAAGATCCTATAAAGATGAGAAATATCTCTATTTTGAAGTTGAAAACAGTGGTTATGGGATTACAGAAGAGAGAATATCAGAGATATACTCTATGCTAGAGGGCGCAGACAGGCAGACAAGTGTTGGTTTAAAAAATGTTTACCAAAGATTAAAACTGTTTTATGGAGACAGTGCAGATTTAAAAATATTAAGTATTTTAGATGAATCTACAATAATAAAACTAATCATCCCTCTGGACAAAACAGGAGTTAATAGTTGA
- a CDS encoding substrate-binding domain-containing protein yields the protein MKKSLLLALVAMITFSTFANGQKEDGKIVIGANIYSFADNFMNGVIKPELETYAPSKGVEIQIVDSEGQQAKLNDQVDVFITKGVDVLAINLVDPAAAQAIINKARAAKIPLILFNKEATEPGVMDSYDKVWYVGTDSAEAGIIQGQMMVKDWKANPSWDKNGDGVVQYVLLKGEPGHPDAEARTVESVKAFRDAGIEVEQLALEADPNWSTVHGNDKMAAWLTSSFGSDIELVIANNDGMAFGAITAQKAAGVRLPIYGVDALAQALTHIADGEMDGTVLNDGVNQARATVDLAINAAMGKNVTEGTNWKVQTNGTKAVRVPYVAVTKDNYMDFK from the coding sequence ATGAAAAAATCATTACTACTAGCTTTAGTTGCTATGATTACGTTTAGTACATTTGCTAACGGTCAAAAAGAAGATGGTAAAATTGTTATTGGTGCAAACATCTACAGCTTTGCGGATAACTTTATGAATGGTGTTATTAAACCAGAATTAGAAACATATGCACCGTCTAAAGGTGTTGAGATTCAAATTGTAGACTCAGAAGGTCAACAAGCTAAACTTAATGACCAAGTAGATGTTTTTATTACTAAGGGTGTTGATGTATTAGCAATTAACCTTGTAGACCCAGCGGCGGCACAGGCTATTATAAACAAAGCAAGAGCTGCTAAAATCCCTTTAATTTTATTTAACAAAGAAGCTACAGAGCCAGGTGTTATGGATTCTTATGACAAAGTTTGGTATGTAGGTACAGATTCTGCTGAAGCTGGAATTATCCAGGGACAAATGATGGTTAAAGACTGGAAAGCAAACCCTAGCTGGGATAAAAATGGTGACGGAGTTGTTCAATATGTATTATTAAAAGGTGAGCCAGGACATCCAGATGCAGAAGCAAGAACTGTTGAATCAGTAAAAGCATTCAGAGATGCAGGAATCGAAGTTGAGCAATTAGCTTTAGAAGCTGACCCTAACTGGTCTACAGTACACGGAAATGACAAAATGGCAGCATGGTTAACATCTTCATTTGGTAGTGACATTGAATTAGTTATTGCTAATAACGACGGTATGGCATTTGGTGCTATTACAGCTCAAAAAGCAGCTGGTGTTAGACTTCCAATCTACGGTGTAGACGCATTAGCTCAGGCATTAACTCACATTGCTGATGGTGAAATGGATGGAACAGTTCTTAATGATGGTGTAAACCAAGCAAGAGCAACAGTTGACTTAGCTATCAATGCAGCTATGGGTAAAAACGTAACTGAAGGTACAAACTGGAAAGTTCAAACTAATGGTACAAAAGCTGTTAGAGTTCCATATGTAGCTGTTACTAAAGACAACTATATGGATTTTAAATAA